The following are encoded in a window of Streptomyces sp. SAT1 genomic DNA:
- a CDS encoding ABC transporter permease translates to MSTDATPGPTARPVPAPGPEPATGPSGRRRTPRGTPDADRPAHLGLGRLYLRRFLRNRLAVVGVLILLLLVLFSALGGRFTPYSHTDADFAALTRPPSALHWFGTNQGGNDIYACAVHGLQRSLTIAVSVSVLTIALAAVIGSGAAYFGGRVERATLAVIHFLLVVPSFLILALVSHRLAGDWRVLIVVLTVFGWMPTARVIWSVSTSLRERDYVKAAEFMGVGPLRVILRHIIPNLGSLLIVNLTLGVVATVLSETALSFLGFGVQTPDVSLGTMLADGAGTLTSAPWLFAFPAGLVVLLTVSMTFIGDGLRDALDPTSVTGSAGGRR, encoded by the coding sequence ATGTCCACCGATGCGACTCCCGGCCCGACGGCACGTCCGGTCCCCGCACCCGGGCCCGAACCGGCGACCGGCCCGAGCGGGCGGCGGCGCACACCGCGCGGCACACCCGACGCGGACCGGCCCGCACACCTCGGCCTCGGCCGCCTCTACCTGCGGCGCTTCCTGCGCAACCGGCTCGCCGTCGTCGGCGTGCTGATCCTCCTGCTGCTGGTGCTGTTCAGCGCCCTCGGCGGCCGGTTCACCCCCTACAGCCACACCGACGCCGACTTCGCCGCGCTCACCCGGCCGCCGAGCGCCCTGCACTGGTTCGGCACCAACCAGGGCGGCAACGACATCTACGCCTGCGCCGTGCACGGGCTCCAGCGCTCCCTGACGATCGCCGTGAGCGTGTCGGTGCTGACCATCGCGCTCGCCGCGGTGATCGGTTCCGGCGCCGCGTACTTCGGCGGCCGGGTGGAACGCGCGACACTCGCCGTCATCCACTTCCTCCTCGTCGTCCCCTCGTTCCTGATCCTCGCCCTCGTCTCGCACCGGCTGGCCGGCGACTGGCGCGTCCTGATCGTCGTGCTGACCGTGTTCGGCTGGATGCCGACCGCACGGGTCATCTGGTCCGTCTCGACGTCCCTGCGCGAACGGGACTATGTGAAGGCGGCCGAGTTCATGGGCGTCGGCCCGCTGCGCGTCATCCTGCGCCACATCATCCCCAACCTCGGCTCCCTGCTGATCGTCAACCTGACCCTCGGTGTCGTCGCGACCGTCCTCAGCGAGACCGCCCTGTCCTTCCTCGGGTTCGGCGTCCAGACACCGGACGTCTCCCTCGGCACGATGCTCGCCGACGGCGCGGGCACCCTCACCAGCGCACCGTGGCTCTTCGCCTTCCCGGCCGGGCTCGTCGTCCTGCTCACCGTGTCGATGACCTTCATCGGCGACGGACTGCGCGACGCCCTCGACCCCACCTCGGTGACCGGCTCGGCAGGAGGCCGACGATGA
- a CDS encoding ABC transporter permease, whose amino-acid sequence MLRHVTRKAAGWLLMIAIATNATYFLASWFLDPRSNYRELRPVRTEEQIDRALAPYNLDPRVPLVHRWWDWLTSVTLHFDWGTSPTGVPVNGEVGYRALVSAELVVVATVLSVVIGVALGVHTAARQYGWADRVTQALSVLVFNIPTSVAALAVVFVAIWLNQHAGLHFLYVAGENSPDVQGLLPTLGDRLLHLILPTLTLTLMGYVGYHLTQRSLLLDTIDADFVRTARATGLTRAQAIRRHALRSALIPTAASVAFSVPAVFTGAVITETIFGWNGMGRYFVQTISNNDVHGTVATAAFAAALTAVGAILADLATVFLDPRVRVS is encoded by the coding sequence ATGCTGCGCCATGTGACACGCAAGGCGGCGGGCTGGCTTCTGATGATCGCGATCGCGACCAACGCAACGTATTTCTTGGCGAGTTGGTTCCTCGACCCGCGTTCGAACTACCGTGAGCTGCGGCCCGTGCGCACCGAGGAGCAGATCGACCGGGCTCTCGCGCCGTACAACCTGGACCCCCGGGTGCCGCTCGTGCACCGCTGGTGGGACTGGCTCACCTCGGTCACCCTGCACTTCGACTGGGGCACCTCGCCCACCGGCGTCCCCGTCAACGGCGAGGTCGGCTACCGCGCCCTCGTCAGCGCGGAACTGGTCGTCGTCGCGACCGTCCTGTCCGTGGTGATCGGCGTCGCGCTCGGCGTCCACACCGCCGCCCGCCAGTACGGCTGGGCCGACCGGGTGACCCAGGCCCTGTCCGTCCTCGTGTTCAACATCCCCACCTCCGTCGCCGCCCTCGCCGTCGTCTTCGTCGCGATCTGGCTGAACCAGCACGCCGGACTGCACTTCCTCTACGTCGCCGGTGAGAACTCGCCCGACGTACAGGGGCTGCTCCCCACCCTGGGCGACCGGCTCCTGCACCTGATCCTGCCGACCCTGACCCTCACCCTGATGGGCTACGTCGGCTACCACCTGACCCAGCGCTCGCTGCTCCTCGACACGATCGACGCCGACTTCGTGCGCACCGCGCGGGCCACCGGGCTCACCCGCGCCCAGGCCATCCGCAGGCACGCCCTGCGCTCCGCGCTCATCCCCACCGCGGCGTCCGTGGCGTTCAGCGTCCCGGCCGTCTTCACCGGCGCCGTCATCACCGAGACGATCTTCGGCTGGAACGGGATGGGGCGGTACTTCGTCCAGACCATCAGCAACAACGACGTGCACGGCACGGTCGCCACCGCCGCCTTCGCCGCGGCGCTCACCGCCGTGGGCGCGATCCTCGCCGACCTCGCCACGGTCTTCCTCGACCCGAGAGTGCGGGTGAGCTGA
- a CDS encoding DUF1684 domain-containing protein, protein MTVQDTGRHTDRHTAQDTDQDFDRKSFVAAWERWHRQKEEALSAPHGFLAITSLHRLSARPARFEDAPGAWSSTDEGVVVDLAEVEELTLDGQVLRGRHDFGVIAERDSLYPAAGDAVVEIARRGGQDILRPRHPGNGLRTSFTHTPAYEPDPRWVLTGRFLAFEEPRPVTVGAAVPGLEHVYDSPGQVEFTLDGGVHRLTAFNGRTPGSLLVLFTDRTSGVTTYAASRSLQIPAPDADGRVTVDFNRAGNLPCAYTDLATCPLPPAGNRLPVAVEAGERIPLERGGSD, encoded by the coding sequence ATGACCGTCCAGGACACCGGTCGGCACACCGACCGGCACACCGCCCAGGACACCGATCAGGACTTCGACCGGAAGAGCTTCGTCGCGGCCTGGGAGCGGTGGCACCGCCAGAAGGAGGAAGCCCTCTCCGCCCCGCACGGATTCCTCGCGATCACGAGCCTGCACCGGCTGAGCGCGCGTCCCGCCCGGTTCGAGGACGCGCCCGGAGCCTGGTCCAGCACCGACGAGGGAGTGGTGGTCGACCTCGCCGAGGTCGAGGAGCTGACACTCGACGGCCAAGTCCTGCGCGGTCGTCACGACTTCGGGGTCATCGCCGAACGCGACAGCCTGTACCCCGCCGCCGGTGACGCGGTCGTCGAGATCGCCAGGCGCGGCGGCCAGGACATCCTGCGCCCACGCCACCCAGGCAACGGACTGCGGACGTCCTTCACCCACACGCCCGCCTACGAGCCGGACCCGCGCTGGGTCCTCACCGGCCGCTTCCTGGCGTTCGAGGAACCCCGCCCGGTCACGGTCGGCGCCGCGGTGCCGGGCCTCGAACACGTCTACGACTCGCCCGGTCAGGTCGAGTTCACCCTGGACGGCGGGGTGCACCGGCTCACCGCCTTCAACGGCAGGACACCCGGCAGCCTGCTGGTGCTGTTCACGGACCGCACCTCGGGCGTCACGACGTACGCGGCCAGCCGCTCCCTCCAGATCCCCGCACCGGACGCCGACGGCCGGGTGACCGTCGACTTCAACCGTGCCGGGAACCTGCCCTGCGCCTACACCGACCTGGCCACCTGCCCGCTCCCGCCGGCCGGGAACCGGCTGCCCGTCGCCGTGGAGGCGGGCGAGCGGATCCCGCTGGAGCGGGGCGGGAGCGACTGA
- a CDS encoding bifunctional o-acetylhomoserine/o-acetylserine sulfhydrylase has translation MSSQPVDSVTAGHTADEEPAGPDTSAWSFETKQIHAGAAPDPTTGARATPVYQTTSFVFRDTQHAADLFSLAEPGNIYTRIHNPTQDVFEQRIAALEGGVAAVALASGQAAETLAILTLAGSGDHIVSSTSLYGGTYNLFRHTLPRLGIEVSFVDDPDDAEAWRAAVRPNTKALFAETLGNPRGDVLDVRAVADVAHTAGLPLIVDNTIPTPYLLRPIEHGADIVVHSATKFLGGHGTAIAGVVVDAGTFDFGARPERFPDFTEPDPSYHGLRYWPALGPGAFAVKLRVQLLRDLGPALSPHSAFLLLQGVETLSLRVERHSANALALAEWLEQRDEVAAVHYPGLKSSKWHAAARTYLPRGAGAVVSFELRDGIEAGKRFVDAVELFSHLANIGDVRSLIIHPASTTHSQLDEEQLAATGASPGLVRLSVGLESLADLKADLEAGFRAAKGAS, from the coding sequence ATGAGCAGCCAGCCCGTCGACTCCGTCACCGCCGGTCACACCGCGGACGAGGAACCCGCAGGTCCCGACACCTCGGCCTGGTCCTTCGAGACCAAGCAGATCCACGCGGGCGCCGCACCCGACCCGACGACCGGCGCGCGGGCGACGCCCGTCTACCAGACCACGTCGTTCGTGTTCCGGGACACCCAGCACGCCGCGGACCTGTTCTCGCTGGCCGAGCCCGGCAACATCTACACCCGTATCCACAACCCCACCCAGGACGTCTTCGAGCAGCGGATCGCCGCGCTGGAGGGCGGGGTGGCGGCGGTCGCGCTCGCCTCCGGGCAGGCGGCCGAGACACTGGCGATCCTGACGCTGGCCGGCTCCGGCGACCACATCGTCTCCAGCACATCGCTGTACGGCGGCACCTACAACCTGTTCCGGCACACGCTGCCCAGGCTGGGCATCGAGGTGTCGTTCGTGGACGACCCGGACGACGCCGAGGCGTGGCGGGCGGCGGTGCGGCCGAACACCAAGGCGCTGTTCGCCGAGACGCTGGGCAACCCGCGCGGCGACGTGCTCGACGTACGGGCGGTGGCGGACGTGGCGCACACGGCCGGGCTGCCGCTGATCGTGGACAACACCATCCCGACCCCGTATCTGCTGCGTCCGATCGAGCACGGGGCGGACATCGTCGTCCACTCGGCGACCAAGTTCCTCGGCGGGCACGGCACGGCCATCGCGGGTGTCGTCGTCGACGCCGGCACCTTCGACTTCGGGGCCCGCCCCGAGCGGTTCCCCGACTTCACCGAACCGGACCCCAGTTACCACGGGCTGCGGTACTGGCCCGCGCTCGGTCCGGGGGCGTTCGCCGTCAAGCTCCGGGTCCAGTTGCTGCGGGACCTCGGCCCGGCGCTCTCCCCGCACTCCGCCTTCCTGCTCCTCCAGGGCGTGGAGACGCTGAGCCTGCGCGTCGAACGGCACTCGGCCAACGCCCTGGCGCTGGCCGAGTGGCTGGAGCAGCGGGACGAGGTCGCCGCCGTGCACTATCCGGGGCTCAAGTCCAGCAAGTGGCACGCGGCGGCGCGCACCTATCTGCCCCGGGGCGCCGGCGCCGTGGTCTCCTTCGAGCTGCGCGACGGCATCGAGGCCGGCAAGCGGTTCGTGGACGCGGTCGAGCTGTTCAGCCACCTCGCCAACATCGGCGATGTGCGCAGCCTCATCATCCACCCGGCCTCCACGACGCACAGCCAGCTCGACGAGGAGCAGTTGGCGGCCACCGGCGCCTCGCCCGGCCTGGTGCGCCTGTCGGTCGGGCTGGAGAGCCTGGCCGACCTCAAGGCCGACCTGGAGGCGGGGTTCCGCGCGGCGAAGGGCGCGTCCTGA
- the metX gene encoding homoserine O-acetyltransferase MetX, translating to MSTAPTSPGVPLPPASGAWREGDPPGRRLWYERAAPLPLEAGGELPGVRLAYETWGRLAPDRSNAVLVLHALTGDSHVAGPAGPGHPGPGWWDGLVGAGRALDTRRWFVVAPNVLGGCQGSTGPASPAPDGHRWGSRFPFLTQRDQVAAEAGLADALGIGRWALVVGGSMGGMRALEWAVSRPERTGALLLLATGAAASAEQLAWANAQLHAVRDDPHWHDGDYHDAGPGRGPHTGLGLARRIAHLTYRSEPELRDRFGRTPQGAEDPWRGGRYQVESYLDHHAAKLVRRFDAGSYVVLTEAMNSHDVGRGRGGTRAALRRVTARTLVAGIDSDRLYPPYQQAELAAGIPGARLRTIRSPYGHDGFLVEVGQVAALVRELLDGAAAGG from the coding sequence CTGAGCACCGCGCCGACGTCCCCCGGGGTTCCCCTCCCGCCGGCCTCCGGGGCCTGGCGGGAGGGGGACCCGCCGGGGCGCCGCCTGTGGTACGAGCGCGCGGCGCCGCTCCCCCTGGAAGCGGGCGGCGAGCTTCCCGGGGTACGCCTGGCGTACGAGACGTGGGGGCGGCTCGCGCCCGACCGCTCCAACGCGGTGCTCGTGCTGCACGCGCTGACCGGCGACAGCCATGTCGCGGGCCCGGCCGGGCCCGGTCACCCGGGGCCCGGCTGGTGGGACGGGCTCGTCGGCGCCGGGCGGGCCCTGGACACCCGGCGCTGGTTCGTCGTCGCGCCGAACGTGCTCGGCGGCTGCCAGGGCAGCACCGGCCCTGCCTCCCCCGCCCCGGACGGGCACCGCTGGGGCAGCCGTTTCCCGTTCCTGACACAACGGGACCAGGTGGCGGCGGAGGCGGGTCTGGCCGACGCGCTCGGCATCGGGCGCTGGGCACTGGTCGTCGGCGGGTCGATGGGCGGCATGCGGGCGCTGGAGTGGGCGGTGAGCCGTCCGGAGCGGACCGGTGCCCTGCTGCTGCTCGCCACCGGTGCCGCGGCGAGCGCGGAGCAACTGGCCTGGGCGAACGCACAGTTGCACGCCGTGCGCGACGATCCCCACTGGCACGACGGTGACTACCACGACGCGGGTCCGGGGCGCGGCCCGCACACGGGACTCGGCCTGGCCCGGCGCATCGCCCACCTCACCTACCGCAGCGAACCGGAGCTGCGGGACCGCTTCGGCCGTACGCCGCAGGGCGCGGAGGACCCCTGGCGCGGCGGCCGCTACCAGGTCGAGTCCTACCTCGACCACCATGCCGCCAAGCTCGTGCGCCGCTTCGACGCGGGCAGCTATGTCGTCCTCACCGAGGCCATGAACAGCCATGACGTCGGTCGCGGCCGGGGCGGGACACGGGCCGCGCTGCGCCGGGTGACGGCCAGGACCCTCGTCGCGGGCATCGACTCCGACCGCCTCTATCCCCCGTACCAGCAGGCCGAGTTGGCGGCCGGGATCCCCGGCGCGCGGCTGCGTACGATCCGGTCCCCGTACGGCCACGACGGGTTCCTCGTCGAGGTGGGGCAGGTCGCCGCGCTCGTGCGGGAGCTCCTGGACGGGGCAGCCGCCGGGGGGTGA
- a CDS encoding aldo/keto reductase — MEYRRLGASGLMVPALSFGAGTFGGQGPLFGAWGTTGAQEARRLVDICLDAGITMFDTADVYSAGASEEVLGQAVKGRRDQVIISTKAGLPTGDGPGDAGSSRSRLITACEDALRRLGTDRLDLFQLHAYDAGTPVEEVLSALDTLVRAGKVRYTGVSNFSGWQVMKSLAAAEKHGHPRHVAQQVYYSLLGRDYEWELMPLGVDQGLGAIVWSPLGWGRLTGRIRRGAPLPPGSRLHRTADYGPPVTDDHLYGVIDALEAVAAETGKAVPQIALNWLLGRKTVSSVIIGARDEEQLRQNLGAVGWSLTPEQAALLDAASHRTAPYPYFPYERQEGFARVNPPLYPAPC; from the coding sequence ATGGAGTACAGGCGACTGGGCGCGTCCGGGCTCATGGTCCCGGCGCTGAGCTTCGGTGCCGGGACGTTCGGCGGGCAGGGACCGCTCTTCGGCGCGTGGGGCACGACCGGCGCGCAGGAGGCGCGGCGTCTGGTGGACATCTGCCTGGACGCCGGGATCACGATGTTCGACACCGCCGACGTCTACTCCGCCGGCGCCTCCGAGGAGGTGCTGGGGCAGGCGGTCAAGGGCCGCCGCGACCAGGTGATCATCTCCACCAAGGCCGGTCTGCCGACGGGGGACGGCCCGGGTGACGCGGGCTCCTCGCGCTCCCGGCTGATCACCGCCTGCGAGGACGCGCTGCGCAGGCTCGGCACCGACCGCCTCGACCTGTTCCAGCTGCACGCCTACGACGCCGGAACACCCGTCGAAGAGGTGCTGTCCGCCCTCGACACCCTGGTGCGGGCCGGCAAGGTCCGCTACACCGGGGTGTCCAACTTCTCCGGCTGGCAGGTGATGAAGTCCCTCGCCGCCGCGGAGAAGCACGGCCACCCGCGCCATGTGGCCCAGCAGGTGTACTACTCCCTCCTCGGCCGCGACTACGAATGGGAGCTGATGCCGCTCGGCGTGGACCAGGGCCTCGGCGCGATCGTGTGGAGCCCGCTCGGCTGGGGGCGGCTCACCGGCAGGATCCGCCGTGGAGCGCCGCTGCCGCCCGGCAGCCGCCTGCACCGCACCGCCGACTACGGTCCGCCCGTCACCGACGACCACCTCTACGGCGTCATCGACGCCCTGGAGGCCGTCGCGGCCGAGACGGGCAAGGCGGTGCCGCAGATCGCCCTCAACTGGCTGCTCGGGCGGAAGACCGTCTCCTCGGTCATCATCGGCGCCCGGGACGAGGAGCAGCTGCGGCAGAACCTCGGCGCCGTCGGCTGGAGCCTCACCCCCGAGCAGGCCGCATTGCTCGACGCGGCCAGCCACCGCACGGCGCCCTACCCGTACTTCCCCTACGAGCGTCAGGAGGGGTTCGCCCGGGTGAACCCGCCGCTGTACCCCGCGCCCTGCTGA
- a CDS encoding TetR/AcrR family transcriptional regulator, with the protein MSDEAEPGTVRPGGRTARVRQAVLRAAEDSLAEHGFAHLDLTEVARRAGVGKTTVYRRWGTVTGLLADVLVDMAEQSVPRTETGSLLGDLRANARLVRRTLTDPRQGALFRALIAAATCDVRTAEALHRFYDIRLKEWAPCVGQAVERGEAPPGTDAREVIRAVSAPLYHRLLISGDPLDEATADRAAEAAATAARAGAYVVPDTGDAREGA; encoded by the coding sequence ATGTCGGACGAAGCCGAACCGGGAACCGTGCGGCCGGGCGGGCGCACCGCCAGGGTGCGCCAGGCGGTGCTGCGGGCGGCCGAGGACTCCTTGGCGGAGCACGGCTTCGCCCACCTCGACCTGACCGAGGTCGCACGCCGTGCCGGCGTGGGCAAGACGACCGTCTACCGCCGCTGGGGAACCGTGACAGGGCTGCTGGCCGATGTCCTGGTGGACATGGCCGAGCAGTCCGTGCCGCGCACCGAGACCGGTTCGCTGCTCGGTGACCTGAGGGCCAACGCCCGCCTGGTGCGGCGCACTCTGACGGATCCGCGCCAGGGCGCGCTGTTCAGGGCCCTGATCGCGGCCGCCACATGTGACGTGCGGACGGCCGAGGCGCTGCACCGCTTCTACGACATCCGGCTGAAGGAGTGGGCCCCCTGCGTCGGGCAGGCCGTCGAGCGGGGCGAGGCGCCCCCGGGCACCGACGCCCGGGAGGTGATCCGCGCCGTCTCCGCCCCCCTCTACCACCGGCTGCTGATCAGCGGCGACCCGCTCGACGAGGCCACCGCCGACCGGGCCGCCGAGGCGGCGGCGACCGCCGCACGGGCGGGCGCCTACGTGGTGCCGGACACGGGGGACGCGCGGGAAGGCGCGTGA
- a CDS encoding VOC family protein codes for MFNAITHSQIYVLDQNEAHDFYVGKLGLEVAADIDMGFMRWLTVSVPGHPERQILLERPGAPAMSEEVAEQVRELVTKGAMGGWLILTTDDCRKTYETLLERGVEFTEEPTERPYGIDCGLRDPFGNRIRFTQPKG; via the coding sequence ATGTTCAACGCCATCACGCACTCGCAGATATACGTCCTCGATCAGAACGAGGCCCATGACTTCTACGTCGGCAAGCTCGGCCTGGAGGTCGCCGCCGACATCGACATGGGCTTCATGCGCTGGCTGACCGTCAGCGTCCCCGGCCACCCCGAGCGGCAGATCCTGCTGGAGCGGCCGGGCGCCCCGGCGATGTCGGAGGAGGTCGCGGAGCAGGTGCGCGAGCTGGTGACGAAGGGAGCGATGGGCGGCTGGCTCATCCTCACCACGGACGACTGCCGCAAGACCTACGAGACGCTGCTGGAGCGCGGGGTGGAGTTCACCGAGGAACCCACCGAGCGCCCGTACGGCATCGACTGCGGTCTGCGCGACCCCTTCGGGAACCGGATCCGCTTCACCCAGCCGAAGGGGTGA
- a CDS encoding helix-turn-helix domain-containing protein — MSRAVEDSNRRMLRARDAMDRDYARPLDVPALARIAHVSPAHFARTFRATFGETPHRYLQRRRVERAMFLLRGTGRSVTDIGIEVGFASTGTFSRTFRDIVGRSPRTYRKEAVAAGVPTCFTMAWTRPSS, encoded by the coding sequence GTGAGCCGGGCCGTGGAGGACAGCAACCGCCGTATGCTGCGGGCGCGGGACGCGATGGACCGCGACTACGCGCGTCCGCTGGACGTGCCCGCCCTGGCCCGGATCGCACATGTGTCACCGGCCCACTTCGCCCGGACCTTCCGGGCCACCTTCGGCGAGACCCCGCACCGCTACCTGCAGCGTCGCCGGGTGGAGCGGGCGATGTTCCTGCTGCGCGGGACCGGCCGCAGTGTCACGGACATCGGGATCGAGGTCGGCTTCGCCAGCACGGGCACGTTCAGCCGCACCTTCCGGGACATCGTCGGCAGGTCACCGCGGACGTACCGCAAGGAGGCGGTGGCCGCCGGGGTCCCGACGTGCTTCACCATGGCCTGGACCCGGCCCAGTTCCTGA
- a CDS encoding TetR/AcrR family transcriptional regulator — translation MNDAAAHTPGSPPPTPWERRRPSRPRLTPARTPLTRERIVDAAFEVLDRQGLDGLSMRQVAAGLEVTVSALYAHVSSKDDLLQLMYNRLFEGVEMPEPDPERWQQQLRDFARSGRRRLLAHRDMARISMAHVPFTAELLPQVESFLGILRTAGLPDRIAAEAGDLISTYIDSFVMGETMWQGRAGQDERDAPAGSGPDWSGIAEEMRTYFASLPERDFPHLHALSGLMVTESADERFDIGLEIILRGLASYLPDARPGTDPDDGEPPCLG, via the coding sequence ATGAACGACGCGGCCGCCCACACCCCCGGATCCCCTCCGCCCACTCCGTGGGAGCGCAGGCGCCCCTCCCGCCCCCGCCTCACGCCCGCGCGCACTCCCCTGACGCGCGAGCGCATCGTGGACGCCGCCTTCGAGGTGCTGGACCGGCAGGGGCTCGACGGGCTGTCGATGCGCCAGGTGGCGGCCGGGCTGGAGGTGACGGTCTCCGCCCTCTACGCCCACGTCAGCTCCAAGGACGACCTGCTCCAGCTCATGTACAACCGGCTCTTCGAGGGCGTCGAGATGCCCGAGCCCGACCCCGAGCGCTGGCAGCAGCAGCTGCGCGACTTCGCCCGCTCGGGGCGCCGACGCCTGCTGGCCCACCGGGACATGGCCAGGATCTCCATGGCCCACGTCCCCTTCACCGCCGAACTGCTGCCGCAGGTCGAGTCGTTCCTCGGCATCCTGCGGACCGCCGGACTGCCGGACCGCATCGCGGCCGAGGCCGGCGACCTCATCTCCACCTACATCGACAGCTTCGTCATGGGCGAGACCATGTGGCAGGGGCGCGCCGGCCAGGACGAACGCGACGCGCCCGCCGGTTCCGGCCCGGACTGGAGCGGGATCGCCGAGGAGATGCGGACGTACTTCGCGTCCCTGCCCGAGCGTGACTTCCCCCATCTGCACGCCCTGTCCGGGCTGATGGTGACCGAGTCGGCCGACGAGCGGTTCGACATCGGCCTGGAGATCATCCTGCGCGGACTCGCGAGCTATCTCCCGGACGCCCGGCCGGGCACGGACCCGGACGACGGCGAGCCGCCGTGCCTCGGCTGA
- a CDS encoding MFS transporter, with translation MSTTGVASAETPHADPPAPYRWRWAALFVILAAEVMDLLDAVVTNVAGPSIRADVGGGASTLQWLAAAYTLSMAVGLVTGGRLGDIHGRRRMFLVGAGGFTLGSFLCAIAMSPEMLIGARVVQGLFGAVMLPQGLGMIKEMFPPKESQKAFGLFGPVMGLSAVCGPILAGWLVDADYFGTGWRMIFLINLPLGAAALLGAVRYLPRGRSGSKPRLDIPGMILVSLAAMLIIFPLVQGREYDWPLWTFLMMGASVLVFIAFGAYESRRSRAGQDPLVIPGLFRKRGFSGGMTLGLVFFSTMQGFMLVFNLYTQIGLGYSPLKAGLVMVPWSGGMIVGFGLAQAVARFGRAVLQAGTLVMALGVFGVWLTLDMAGSGVGPWQLLPALLVTGVGMGLLMAPFFDIVLASVEQHETGSASGTMTAIQQLGGAFGVALLGTVFFGLLGGGIASAVDDHSDTLRGQLTAAHVAPAAQDRVVLDLRTCASDRAVAKDPETTPASCTRLEKDTRSAVTSPQDAARIPAALEDTASSAFRSGFGTVMKTVLWIVDGMLVLTFLLAFLLPRHARPGESGAH, from the coding sequence ATGTCCACCACAGGTGTCGCGTCCGCCGAGACACCCCACGCCGATCCGCCGGCGCCCTACCGGTGGCGCTGGGCCGCGCTCTTCGTCATCCTCGCGGCCGAGGTGATGGATCTGCTCGACGCCGTCGTCACGAACGTCGCCGGCCCCTCCATCCGGGCCGACGTCGGCGGCGGTGCCTCCACCCTGCAGTGGCTCGCCGCCGCGTACACCCTGTCGATGGCCGTCGGTCTCGTCACCGGCGGGCGGCTCGGCGACATCCACGGGCGCCGCCGGATGTTCCTCGTCGGAGCGGGCGGCTTCACCCTGGGCTCGTTCCTGTGCGCGATCGCCATGTCCCCGGAGATGCTGATCGGCGCGCGCGTCGTCCAGGGCCTGTTCGGCGCGGTGATGCTGCCGCAGGGCCTCGGCATGATCAAGGAGATGTTCCCGCCGAAGGAGTCCCAGAAGGCCTTCGGCCTGTTCGGCCCGGTCATGGGGCTGTCCGCGGTCTGCGGACCGATCCTGGCGGGCTGGCTGGTGGACGCCGACTACTTCGGCACCGGCTGGCGGATGATCTTCCTGATCAATCTGCCGCTGGGCGCCGCGGCCCTGCTCGGTGCCGTGCGCTATCTGCCGCGGGGCCGTTCCGGCAGCAAGCCGCGCCTGGACATCCCCGGCATGATCCTGGTCTCGCTGGCCGCGATGCTGATCATCTTCCCGCTGGTCCAGGGCCGTGAGTACGACTGGCCGCTGTGGACGTTCCTGATGATGGGCGCCTCGGTGCTCGTCTTCATCGCCTTCGGCGCCTACGAGTCGCGGCGCAGCAGGGCCGGGCAGGACCCGCTGGTGATCCCCGGCCTCTTCCGCAAGCGCGGTTTCAGCGGCGGCATGACCCTCGGACTGGTCTTCTTCTCGACCATGCAGGGCTTCATGCTGGTCTTCAACCTCTACACCCAGATCGGTCTCGGCTACTCGCCCCTCAAGGCGGGCCTCGTGATGGTGCCGTGGTCGGGCGGCATGATCGTCGGTTTCGGGCTCGCCCAGGCCGTCGCCCGGTTCGGTCGTGCCGTGCTCCAGGCGGGCACGCTGGTGATGGCGCTCGGTGTGTTCGGTGTCTGGCTGACCCTGGACATGGCGGGCAGCGGCGTCGGCCCCTGGCAGCTCTTGCCGGCCCTGCTCGTCACGGGTGTGGGCATGGGTCTGCTCATGGCCCCGTTCTTCGACATTGTGCTGGCCAGCGTCGAGCAGCACGAGACGGGCTCGGCGTCCGGCACGATGACCGCGATCCAGCAGCTCGGCGGCGCCTTCGGCGTGGCCCTGCTCGGCACCGTGTTCTTCGGCCTGCTGGGCGGCGGGATCGCCAGTGCCGTCGACGACCACTCCGACACCCTGCGGGGCCAGTTGACTGCCGCGCACGTCGCTCCGGCGGCCCAGGACCGCGTCGTCCTGGACCTGCGCACCTGTGCCTCGGACCGCGCCGTGGCCAAGGACCCCGAGACGACCCCGGCCTCCTGCACCCGGCTGGAGAAGGACACCCGGTCGGCGGTGACGTCGCCCCAGGACGCGGCCCGGATACCCGCGGCGCTGGAGGACACGGCGTCCTCCGCCTTCCGCAGCGGCTTCGGCACCGTGATGAAGACGGTGCTGTGGATCGTCGACGGCATGCTCGTCCTGACCTTCCTGCTCGCCTTCCTCCTGCCGCGCCACGCACGCCCCGGCGAGTCCGGCGCGCACTGA